From Gimesia panareensis, the proteins below share one genomic window:
- a CDS encoding SCO family protein: protein MKPLHTSILTLLVWALSVLPVQADRMEKAPKSIENLDVIEHLDTQLPLDLKFQDSSGKQVTLGDYFKKDRPVILSLNYSNCPMLCSLQLTALVRGLKELEWSADQQFDFVSVSIDPKETYQRANLTKQKYFKEYDRAGTAEGWHFLCGQEESIKQLANAMGVQYQYVAERQEYAHPAVLLVCTPDGRISRYLYGINFPEQTLKLALVEASEGKIGSTVDRFLLYCFHYDADSGRYAPTARNIMKIGGFATVFILTVVLIPYWRGRKGRQALETGETQTHESPNGT from the coding sequence ATGAAACCGTTGCACACGTCCATCCTGACACTGCTTGTCTGGGCACTGAGTGTCTTGCCCGTGCAGGCGGATCGGATGGAAAAAGCTCCCAAAAGTATCGAGAACCTGGACGTCATTGAGCACCTGGATACTCAATTACCGCTGGATCTCAAGTTTCAGGATAGTTCCGGGAAGCAGGTAACCCTGGGCGACTACTTTAAAAAAGATCGCCCCGTCATCCTGTCACTGAATTATTCAAACTGTCCGATGTTGTGCTCTCTGCAGCTGACAGCGCTGGTCAGGGGACTCAAAGAGCTGGAGTGGTCTGCGGACCAGCAATTTGATTTTGTTTCGGTGAGTATCGATCCTAAAGAGACATACCAGCGAGCCAACTTAACCAAACAGAAATACTTTAAAGAATACGATCGTGCGGGAACTGCCGAAGGCTGGCATTTTCTGTGTGGTCAGGAAGAGTCCATCAAGCAGTTAGCGAACGCGATGGGAGTTCAATATCAGTATGTGGCAGAACGCCAGGAATATGCCCATCCGGCAGTCCTGCTGGTCTGCACTCCCGATGGACGGATTTCACGATACTTATACGGAATTAATTTTCCGGAACAGACCCTGAAACTGGCGTTGGTGGAAGCGTCAGAAGGTAAAATCGGTTCCACCGTTGATCGTTTTTTGCTGTACTGTTTTCACTACGATGCAGACAGCGGTCGGTATGCTCCGACAGCACGGAATATTATGAAAATTGGCGGTTTCGCCACCGTTTTCATCCTGACTGTGGTTTTGATTCCCTACTGGCGGGGACGAAAAGGCAGGCAGGCCCTGGAGACGGGCGAGACGCAGACTCATGAAAGTCCGAACGGGACCTGA
- a CDS encoding quinol:cytochrome C oxidoreductase: protein METSHDADKKITVQSLADLGPLPMKVALGCSVLLPVAFVLHWVFGHGWDLFAFSYLQSTFFFLSISLGALFFVMVQQLTRAGWSVVLRRLSEFLSLGVIPLAVLVLPIVLLTLTGNDTLYKWASAENIANDSLLQAKSAYLNKGFFALRYVIYFGAWIFLAKFFLGKSLAQDETGDPETTLLMERRSGPGILLYTFTLTFAAIDFIMSLDPHWFSTIFGVYYFAAGLVGFFSVLAISLVYLRSKGILKEPVSTEHLHDVGKLLFAFNCFWAYIAISQYLLIWYANIPEETSFFLPRQENGWGTVSLMLVIGHFAIPFVFFMSRKMKRNPKPLVFWGFYLLIMNWVDIFWLVMPNIAFDKMASSVTFPMILINVCCTIGVGGIYVASILKLAGDKSVMPVRDPRLEESLKFHNI, encoded by the coding sequence ATGGAAACTTCACACGACGCTGATAAAAAAATTACTGTGCAATCCCTGGCTGACCTGGGGCCGCTTCCGATGAAAGTCGCTCTGGGCTGCTCCGTCCTGCTGCCGGTGGCGTTCGTGCTGCATTGGGTGTTCGGTCATGGCTGGGACCTGTTTGCCTTCTCTTACCTGCAGAGTACGTTCTTCTTTCTGAGCATCTCACTGGGGGCTTTGTTCTTCGTGATGGTTCAGCAACTGACCCGGGCCGGCTGGAGTGTCGTTCTGCGGCGTCTCTCCGAGTTTCTGTCTCTGGGGGTCATTCCTCTGGCGGTACTGGTGCTGCCCATCGTTCTGCTGACGCTGACGGGTAATGACACGCTTTATAAGTGGGCCAGTGCCGAGAATATCGCGAATGATTCTCTGCTGCAGGCAAAATCGGCTTACCTGAATAAAGGCTTCTTCGCTCTGCGATATGTGATCTACTTCGGTGCCTGGATCTTTCTGGCCAAATTCTTCCTGGGGAAATCTCTGGCCCAGGATGAAACCGGTGATCCGGAAACCACGCTGCTCATGGAGCGTCGCAGTGGTCCGGGGATCCTGTTATATACCTTTACACTGACCTTTGCGGCCATTGACTTCATCATGTCGCTCGATCCTCACTGGTTCAGTACCATCTTTGGAGTCTACTACTTCGCTGCCGGCCTGGTCGGATTCTTCAGTGTCCTGGCCATCAGCCTGGTTTATCTGCGAAGTAAAGGAATTTTAAAAGAGCCTGTTTCGACCGAGCATCTGCACGATGTGGGCAAGCTGCTGTTTGCCTTCAACTGCTTCTGGGCCTACATCGCGATTTCCCAGTACCTGCTGATCTGGTATGCGAATATTCCTGAAGAAACCAGCTTCTTCCTGCCACGTCAGGAAAACGGCTGGGGCACGGTCTCGCTGATGCTGGTGATCGGCCACTTTGCGATTCCGTTCGTGTTCTTTATGTCTCGCAAGATGAAGCGAAATCCCAAACCACTGGTATTCTGGGGTTTCTATCTGCTGATCATGAACTGGGTCGACATTTTCTGGCTGGTAATGCCGAATATTGCTTTCGATAAAATGGCCTCGTCAGTGACCTTCCCCATGATCCTGATTAACGTCTGCTGTACCATTGGAGTGGGCGGGATTTATGTCGCGAGCATTCTGAAACTGGCCGGGGACAAATCGGTCATGCCGGTCCGTGATCCGCGACTGGAAGAATCACTCAAGTTCCATAACATTTAA
- a CDS encoding quinol:electron acceptor oxidoreductase subunit ActD — MATTIEQPEKTKAEPELLGLLAEFDDPHALVAASTKVRDAGYNRWDTHTPFPMHGIDEAMGIKWTILPWIVAACGLTGGTIAISMQYWMNAVDYPFLISGKPLFSIPACIPITFELSVLLAAFGAFFGMLGLNQLPKLYNPMFKSEAFRRVTNDRFFLSMDASDPKFSEIDTGEFVKSLNPIHVEEFWSDVESPKLPRNLKLGLSLVGVFMLMPIALVAYKRSTVTDTPRIHIVPDMDFQPKLKTQNTTGIFGDGREVRPHIPGTIPRGQFKDDNVPFYYGLKELPEDQDVITIAVQDDKKADEKKPVADEKPAEAGKADAKSAAAAKAAEDDKLAKLPWVTEFPMPVTEKMMARGKERFRIYCSVCHGLGGEGDGLVTLRAMDLQQGTWVKPASYHTDNVRKQPVGRLFNTITNGVRKMPAYGPQIPPEDRWAIVLYVRALQKSHQVDAKTLTDEEKQKLRDTK, encoded by the coding sequence ATGGCAACCACAATCGAACAACCTGAAAAAACAAAAGCAGAGCCTGAGCTTCTCGGGTTACTTGCCGAGTTCGATGATCCGCATGCGTTGGTCGCAGCATCCACAAAAGTACGCGATGCCGGCTACAACCGCTGGGATACTCACACACCATTCCCGATGCACGGGATTGATGAAGCGATGGGGATCAAGTGGACCATCCTGCCCTGGATCGTGGCTGCCTGCGGTCTGACCGGCGGAACCATCGCCATCAGCATGCAGTACTGGATGAACGCGGTCGACTATCCTTTCCTGATCAGTGGTAAGCCGCTGTTCAGTATTCCGGCCTGTATTCCAATTACATTCGAACTCTCCGTGCTGCTGGCGGCCTTTGGGGCCTTCTTCGGAATGCTGGGGCTCAACCAACTGCCCAAGTTATACAATCCGATGTTCAAGTCAGAAGCCTTTCGCCGGGTGACGAACGATCGCTTCTTCCTGAGTATGGATGCCAGCGATCCGAAGTTCTCCGAAATTGATACCGGCGAATTCGTGAAATCACTGAATCCGATCCATGTGGAAGAATTCTGGTCGGATGTGGAATCTCCCAAGCTGCCGCGGAACCTGAAACTGGGCCTGAGCCTGGTCGGTGTATTCATGCTGATGCCCATCGCCCTGGTGGCTTACAAGCGCTCGACGGTTACTGATACACCACGTATCCACATTGTCCCCGATATGGATTTCCAGCCGAAACTGAAAACTCAGAATACCACGGGTATCTTCGGGGATGGACGTGAAGTGCGTCCGCATATTCCCGGAACCATTCCCCGTGGTCAGTTCAAAGACGACAATGTTCCCTTCTACTACGGTTTGAAAGAACTGCCGGAAGATCAGGACGTGATTACGATCGCTGTCCAGGATGATAAGAAAGCGGACGAGAAGAAACCTGTCGCCGACGAAAAGCCCGCTGAAGCAGGTAAGGCGGACGCGAAGTCTGCTGCCGCCGCAAAAGCAGCAGAAGACGATAAACTGGCCAAGCTGCCCTGGGTTACCGAATTTCCGATGCCTGTGACAGAGAAGATGATGGCCCGCGGTAAGGAACGGTTCCGGATTTACTGTTCGGTCTGCCACGGTCTGGGCGGCGAAGGCGATGGTCTGGTCACCTTGCGAGCCATGGATCTGCAGCAGGGGACCTGGGTGAAACCGGCTTCCTATCACACAGATAACGTGCGGAAACAGCCCGTGGGCCGCCTGTTTAATACGATTACCAACGGAGTTCGGAAGATGCCCGCTTACGGGCCTCAGATTCCCCCGGAAGATCGCTGGGCGATTGTCTTGTACGTGAGGGCCCTGCAGAAGAGCCACCAGGTAGACGCCAAGACCTTGACCGATGAAGAAAAACAAAAACTTCGGGACACCAAATAA
- a CDS encoding cytochrome C oxidase subunit IV family protein: MSDHVESDTHAEDTQSCHVHIVPVKVLIGVFLALVFLTIVTVEAAKYDTGSVDVIVSMAIATAKASLVVFIFMHLWYDKPLNRIMFFFSICFAAFFLCMILLDSHAYDHYVKGFMQDKAPAVAPAAAPAAAPAAAKQAAPEGKEAGAKADEKSAPEAEAKKAPEAAAKKAPETEAKPAPEKSDAEKK, translated from the coding sequence ATGTCAGATCATGTTGAAAGTGATACTCACGCAGAAGATACTCAGAGCTGCCACGTGCATATTGTTCCGGTCAAAGTTCTGATCGGTGTGTTTTTGGCCCTGGTGTTTCTGACCATCGTGACAGTGGAAGCAGCGAAATACGACACAGGCAGCGTGGATGTCATCGTCTCCATGGCGATTGCAACTGCGAAGGCGTCCCTGGTAGTCTTCATCTTCATGCACCTCTGGTATGACAAGCCATTGAACCGCATCATGTTTTTCTTCTCCATCTGCTTTGCTGCCTTCTTCCTGTGCATGATTCTGCTCGATTCGCATGCCTACGATCATTACGTCAAAGGCTTCATGCAGGATAAAGCGCCCGCTGTGGCTCCCGCAGCAGCGCCAGCCGCAGCACCCGCTGCCGCTAAACAGGCTGCACCGGAAGGAAAAGAAGCAGGCGCAAAAGCAGATGAAAAGTCTGCACCAGAGGCAGAAGCTAAAAAAGCCCCAGAGGCAGCCGCTAAAAAGGCCCCTGAGACAGAAGCCAAGCCGGCCCCTGAAAAGTCCGACGCTGAAAAGAAGTGA
- the coxB gene encoding cytochrome c oxidase subunit II, with translation MKLFIPNMLANADAGFWFPEQSSTVAEHSDSVYFFILYVCTFFFVLIVSLMVLFMVKYRHRPGVEATKTSTHNLTLELSWSVIPTLLTIVMFWVGFTGYIDMRTPPSDSYEINVIAKKWVWAFQYPNGWIESELHIPKDENVTLTMSSDDVIHSLWVPAFRTKMDVVPGRYTQEWFKATRAGEFPLMCAEYCGQKHSMMVTKVVVHETRGDFDKWLQQASDIHKNKTPVEAGEYFYKTRGCVQCHSLDGVPKNGPSFKGLFGKEEKLADGSTVKVDANYLRESILEPQAQVVLGFKPIMPTFKGQLTDQDISALIAFIKAQK, from the coding sequence ATGAAACTATTCATCCCTAACATGTTAGCGAATGCTGATGCCGGGTTCTGGTTCCCGGAGCAAAGTTCCACAGTGGCAGAACACAGCGATTCTGTCTACTTCTTCATTCTGTATGTCTGCACGTTCTTTTTCGTGCTGATTGTCAGTCTGATGGTGCTGTTTATGGTCAAATACCGCCATCGTCCCGGTGTGGAAGCCACCAAGACCAGCACACACAATCTGACGCTGGAACTCTCCTGGTCTGTGATCCCCACCTTGTTGACCATCGTCATGTTCTGGGTCGGTTTCACAGGCTATATCGATATGCGGACCCCTCCCAGCGACTCGTATGAAATCAATGTGATTGCCAAGAAATGGGTCTGGGCGTTTCAGTATCCCAATGGCTGGATTGAAAGCGAACTGCATATCCCTAAAGATGAGAACGTCACGCTGACCATGTCTTCTGATGACGTGATTCACAGTCTGTGGGTTCCCGCGTTCCGGACCAAAATGGACGTCGTGCCCGGACGTTATACGCAGGAATGGTTCAAGGCCACCCGGGCCGGCGAATTTCCGCTGATGTGTGCCGAGTACTGTGGTCAGAAACACTCAATGATGGTGACTAAAGTTGTTGTCCACGAAACCCGTGGTGATTTCGATAAATGGCTGCAACAGGCATCTGACATTCACAAAAATAAAACACCCGTCGAGGCGGGTGAATATTTTTACAAAACCCGTGGCTGTGTACAGTGTCACTCGCTTGATGGCGTTCCCAAGAACGGTCCTAGTTTCAAGGGGCTGTTCGGCAAAGAAGAAAAACTGGCCGATGGCTCAACTGTCAAAGTCGATGCCAATTATCTGCGTGAGTCGATTCTGGAGCCTCAGGCTCAGGTGGTTCTCGGTTTCAAGCCGATCATGCCCACCTTTAAAGGTCAGCTGACCGATCAGGATATTTCGGCACTCATCGCGTTTATCAAGGCCCAGAAGTAA
- a CDS encoding cytochrome c oxidase subunit I, translated as MATVVDSSDPKSNFPIQYRELNYLNCSSGWKSWFFTLDHKRIGIMYLIGVTCSFFLGGLFAVLLRTELLSPKQLLMGPDTYNQMFTLHGAIMTFLVIIPGVPAAIGNIILPVMLGAKDVAFPRMNLGSFFLWLFGAAFFLAAIALGGLDTGWTFYTPYSVTTNTAVITALLGVFILGFSSIFTGLNFIVTIHTMRPPGMTWFKMPLFLWALYATALIQILATPVLGITGLLLVVERAFHIGIFDPALGGDPVLFQHFFWFYSHPAVYVMILPAMGVVSEVIAVHSRKHIFGYRFIAYSSIAIAMFGFLVWGHHMFVSGQSRVVAVIFSAITFSVSIPSAIKVFNWLTTMYKGSIRFTTAMCYGLAFIFIFSIGGLTGLFLATLATDVHLHDTYFVVAHFHYVMMGSSLVGLFAAVHHWWPKITGKMFNENWGRIACLGVFLGFNLTFFPQFLLGTRGMPRRYYTYLDQFQGLHVMSSCGAYLLGLSSALMAATLIYSIYRGKKAPANPWGGASLEWMCSSPPPHNNFDHPPLAGDPYVMESVVYNEEIGGYVPVECQGDNKQTVTASGDNEA; from the coding sequence ATGGCAACAGTAGTTGACTCCTCCGATCCAAAATCAAATTTCCCAATTCAATACCGCGAATTGAATTATCTGAACTGTTCGAGTGGCTGGAAGAGCTGGTTCTTCACCCTCGATCATAAGCGCATCGGTATCATGTACCTGATCGGCGTGACCTGCTCTTTCTTTCTGGGTGGGTTGTTTGCGGTCCTGCTCCGGACCGAACTGCTCTCACCCAAGCAACTGCTGATGGGACCCGATACGTACAACCAGATGTTTACCCTGCACGGGGCGATCATGACCTTCCTGGTGATTATCCCCGGTGTGCCCGCGGCGATTGGAAATATCATTCTGCCGGTGATGCTGGGGGCCAAAGATGTGGCCTTCCCCCGCATGAACCTGGGCAGTTTTTTCCTCTGGTTATTCGGAGCTGCTTTCTTCCTGGCCGCGATCGCGCTGGGGGGACTGGATACAGGCTGGACCTTTTATACACCTTATAGTGTGACCACCAATACTGCTGTGATTACGGCCCTGCTTGGGGTCTTTATTCTGGGATTCAGCTCGATCTTCACCGGGCTGAACTTCATCGTGACCATCCACACGATGCGTCCTCCTGGAATGACCTGGTTCAAGATGCCTCTGTTCCTGTGGGCCTTGTATGCGACCGCTCTGATTCAGATTCTGGCAACTCCCGTATTGGGAATCACCGGTCTGTTGCTCGTCGTGGAACGGGCCTTTCATATCGGTATTTTCGATCCGGCACTGGGGGGCGACCCCGTGCTGTTCCAGCACTTCTTCTGGTTCTACTCGCACCCTGCTGTGTACGTGATGATTCTGCCGGCCATGGGTGTGGTCAGCGAAGTGATCGCCGTTCACAGTCGGAAACATATCTTCGGTTACCGATTCATCGCCTATAGTAGTATCGCGATTGCCATGTTCGGCTTCCTGGTCTGGGGACACCACATGTTTGTCTCCGGGCAGTCCCGCGTGGTGGCTGTGATCTTCAGTGCGATTACCTTCAGCGTGTCGATTCCGTCAGCGATCAAGGTCTTCAACTGGTTGACCACGATGTATAAAGGTTCGATCCGCTTCACGACCGCGATGTGTTACGGCCTGGCGTTCATCTTCATCTTCTCGATCGGCGGACTGACCGGGCTGTTCCTGGCAACACTGGCCACTGACGTCCATCTGCACGATACCTACTTCGTCGTGGCCCACTTCCACTATGTGATGATGGGATCCTCGCTGGTCGGACTGTTCGCTGCCGTCCACCACTGGTGGCCGAAAATCACCGGTAAGATGTTCAATGAAAACTGGGGACGGATTGCCTGCCTGGGCGTATTCCTCGGTTTCAACCTGACCTTCTTCCCACAGTTCCTGCTGGGAACCCGGGGGATGCCGCGCCGGTATTACACTTACCTGGATCAATTCCAGGGGCTGCATGTCATGTCATCCTGTGGTGCCTATCTGCTGGGGCTGAGTTCCGCTCTGATGGCCGCTACTTTGATCTATTCGATTTACCGTGGCAAGAAAGCTCCTGCGAATCCCTGGGGAGGTGCTTCCCTGGAATGGATGTGTTCTTCGCCACCGCCACATAACAACTTCGATCATCCACCTCTGGCCGGCGATCCCTACGTCATGGAATCGGTTGTCTACAACGAGGAAATCGGAGGGTACGTTCCCGTTGAATGTCAGGGGGATAACAAACAAACTGTGACCGCATCAGGAGATAATGAAGCTTAA
- the lepB gene encoding signal peptidase I yields the protein MHQSSSQTDSDTEEVPERTSLTRMVVESVVALAIAVILFRTFEAEGYMISTGSMAPSLLGYHKQVTCPRCHYSFSYGVAYDDSVSGNRFQASQGEDEGSFSQSGEYATCPNCNTNSIDLSHVPRNEGDQLLVFKHAYYLKPPQRWEVVVFQNPIKPTQAYVKRVVGLPGENVQVKGGDLYIDGEIQRKDLKTQQAVRLLVYDDQYQPQNDDFFQPRFVPVEEEEEEGEQAGGWESHEHGFVHTADQENPLQESRWSWVKYQHWIRQGGHHQSHVSLKEWPAEVDEPEPVIGVVHYDAQKQELNCHGALAPEECQRWLSQTDDDEFRYAMTLLYEKSHVAPVVDTYAYNSGVENQEASPVHDFLFECQLQVSGREGAFAIEMFDGQHRFRTLIDFQQQQVSLWVDDQKQPLRTERLQGEFRSGPVRLEMSVMDRQVLCAANGKLLYQPLLFSESSAPRKEILEPVRFGCKGARLQVTGLKLFRDIHYTRGKGLHGVEEPYELDERSYFVLGDNSPVSLDSRSWADGKVDHKYLLGKPFLVHLPSRQGEVKFGNHIGHIRIPDFSRIRYIH from the coding sequence ATGCACCAATCATCCAGTCAAACCGATTCCGACACAGAAGAAGTTCCAGAGCGAACCAGCCTGACGCGGATGGTGGTTGAGTCTGTCGTGGCGCTGGCGATTGCTGTCATTCTCTTCCGGACCTTCGAAGCTGAAGGGTACATGATTTCCACCGGCTCGATGGCACCCTCTCTGCTGGGCTATCACAAGCAGGTGACCTGTCCCCGCTGCCATTATTCATTCAGCTATGGAGTGGCTTATGACGATTCCGTTTCCGGGAATCGTTTTCAGGCCTCGCAGGGGGAAGATGAAGGATCGTTTTCACAGTCAGGCGAGTATGCCACCTGCCCGAACTGTAATACCAATTCCATTGATTTGAGCCATGTTCCCCGGAATGAAGGCGACCAGCTGCTGGTCTTCAAACACGCCTATTATCTGAAGCCGCCCCAGCGCTGGGAGGTGGTCGTATTTCAGAACCCGATCAAGCCAACCCAGGCTTATGTGAAACGGGTTGTAGGACTGCCGGGAGAAAACGTGCAGGTCAAAGGAGGCGACCTGTATATCGACGGGGAGATCCAGCGTAAAGATCTGAAAACCCAGCAGGCCGTTCGGCTGCTGGTTTATGACGATCAGTATCAGCCTCAGAATGATGATTTTTTCCAGCCCCGCTTTGTTCCCGTCGAGGAAGAGGAAGAGGAAGGCGAGCAGGCAGGGGGCTGGGAGTCGCACGAACACGGGTTTGTCCATACAGCCGACCAGGAGAATCCCTTGCAGGAATCTCGCTGGTCATGGGTGAAATACCAGCACTGGATCCGCCAGGGGGGGCATCATCAGTCGCATGTGTCCCTGAAAGAATGGCCCGCAGAAGTGGATGAGCCCGAACCGGTCATTGGGGTGGTCCATTACGATGCACAGAAACAGGAATTGAACTGTCATGGAGCCCTGGCTCCTGAGGAATGTCAGCGGTGGCTGAGTCAGACCGATGATGATGAATTCCGCTATGCGATGACACTGTTATACGAGAAATCACATGTTGCACCGGTGGTCGATACGTATGCCTATAACTCGGGTGTGGAGAATCAGGAAGCCAGCCCCGTACATGATTTTCTGTTCGAGTGCCAGTTGCAGGTTTCCGGAAGAGAAGGCGCATTTGCCATTGAGATGTTCGACGGCCAACATCGGTTTCGAACTCTGATCGATTTCCAGCAGCAGCAGGTTTCGCTCTGGGTCGATGATCAGAAACAGCCATTACGCACCGAACGATTGCAGGGTGAGTTCCGTTCCGGGCCTGTGCGACTGGAGATGTCCGTCATGGACCGCCAGGTGCTGTGCGCGGCAAACGGAAAGCTGCTCTACCAGCCGCTGTTGTTTTCAGAGAGTTCCGCGCCGCGGAAAGAAATCCTTGAGCCGGTCCGCTTTGGCTGCAAAGGAGCGCGGCTGCAGGTGACGGGGCTGAAGCTGTTCCGCGACATTCATTACACGCGCGGAAAGGGACTGCACGGCGTGGAAGAGCCCTATGAACTGGATGAGCGCAGCTATTTCGTACTGGGAGATAACAGTCCCGTCTCCCTGGACAGCCGGAGCTGGGCCGATGGTAAGGTTGATCACAAATACTTACTGGGCAAGCCTTTTCTGGTCCATCTCCCCTCCCGGCAGGGGGAAGTCAAATTCGGGAACCATATCGGACACATCCGCATTCCAGATTTCTCCCGGATTCGCTATATTCACTAG
- a CDS encoding cytochrome c oxidase subunit 3: MPTYQSRSFRDRCVMLFTSSDRLSQRDFGLAIFLFTIAVLFLAGLIAYAVVRTSMAQSSQPIHLVIPPILWLSTALLIFGSISIHRSLYYVRLEKQQQFRNCLNLTFLLGGAFFVVQTLGLMNVLQQHGELLVTLDPTQDSYRYLSSYGALFAFVLLHALHFIVAFGVLGFVIYKAYLYQYDHEYHWGVHACSIVWHFLGVIWICMLLLFCFVG; encoded by the coding sequence ATGCCTACTTACCAGAGCCGCTCATTCCGTGATCGCTGTGTGATGTTATTCACATCCAGCGATCGGCTCAGTCAGCGGGATTTCGGCTTGGCGATCTTCCTCTTCACAATCGCAGTGCTGTTCCTGGCAGGGTTGATCGCTTATGCGGTTGTGCGGACCAGCATGGCTCAGTCGTCCCAGCCCATCCACCTGGTGATACCTCCCATTCTCTGGCTGAGTACGGCACTGCTGATCTTCGGGAGTATTTCGATCCACCGGTCGCTGTATTACGTCAGGCTGGAGAAACAGCAGCAGTTTCGCAACTGTCTCAATCTGACTTTCCTGCTGGGAGGCGCCTTTTTTGTCGTCCAGACTCTGGGGCTGATGAACGTGCTGCAGCAGCATGGAGAGCTGTTAGTGACTCTGGATCCCACACAAGACTCCTATCGCTATCTGAGCAGCTACGGCGCCCTGTTTGCCTTCGTCCTGCTGCACGCTTTGCACTTTATCGTGGCGTTCGGCGTGCTGGGATTTGTGATTTATAAAGCATATCTCTATCAGTACGACCACGAATATCACTGGGGCGTGCATGCCTGTTCGATCGTCTGGCATTTCCTGGGAGTGATCTGGATCTGTATGCTGCTGCTGTTCTGCTTTGTAGGCTAA
- a CDS encoding cytochrome c oxidase subunit 3, which produces MNTAATTTTDEHTDAHDHEHHDPRLAHHFDSHQQQFDTGKLGIWLFLVTEVLFFSGLFGFYAVYRSLHPEVFLYASQFLDTMLGAANTIVLLFSSLTMAWGVRCAQLGQTRGLLTCLLITLGCAAIFLGVKSYEYTEKAHHGLLWAGKYVSPEHHGEQHVEPESAPGAAAAAALETELEHAEKEEAKAEESHHEGDSLFEKTKATLSYMTQVLWAVIILSGIALGALIKKPEMRTTATIAGCFLVAALGMQLGAYASIGYHTFGHAAEPTHEEIRMAETVPIEYAEQTEKIPEPALAGTFFSVYFCMTGLHAIHIIGGMIAISWLIVRTVNGAFTTYYFGAVDFVGLYWHLVDLIWIYLFPLLYLIN; this is translated from the coding sequence ATGAATACCGCGGCCACCACTACCACAGACGAACATACAGACGCCCACGATCATGAACACCATGATCCCCGGCTGGCGCACCACTTCGATTCCCATCAGCAGCAGTTCGATACCGGTAAACTGGGTATCTGGCTGTTCCTCGTTACCGAAGTGCTGTTCTTCAGCGGTCTGTTCGGCTTCTATGCCGTCTATCGCTCATTGCATCCTGAAGTCTTCCTGTATGCCAGCCAGTTCCTGGATACGATGCTCGGGGCAGCCAACACGATCGTGCTGCTCTTCAGCAGTCTGACCATGGCCTGGGGCGTGCGTTGTGCCCAACTGGGACAGACTCGCGGTTTATTGACCTGCCTGTTGATTACCCTGGGTTGTGCGGCGATCTTCCTGGGTGTCAAATCGTACGAATATACTGAGAAAGCCCATCATGGACTGCTCTGGGCCGGCAAATATGTCAGCCCCGAACATCATGGTGAGCAGCATGTTGAACCCGAGTCTGCTCCGGGTGCCGCTGCCGCTGCTGCACTTGAGACCGAACTGGAACATGCTGAAAAAGAAGAAGCGAAAGCTGAGGAAAGTCACCACGAAGGTGATTCTCTGTTTGAAAAAACCAAGGCGACATTGTCCTATATGACGCAGGTCTTATGGGCGGTAATTATACTCTCCGGCATTGCCTTGGGGGCACTCATCAAAAAGCCGGAAATGCGAACAACGGCGACGATTGCCGGCTGTTTTCTGGTTGCTGCACTCGGTATGCAGCTGGGAGCTTATGCCAGTATTGGCTATCACACGTTCGGGCATGCAGCTGAGCCGACCCACGAAGAAATCCGCATGGCGGAAACCGTACCAATTGAATATGCAGAACAGACGGAAAAAATTCCCGAGCCCGCACTGGCTGGTACCTTCTTCAGCGTTTATTTCTGCATGACAGGGTTGCACGCAATTCACATTATCGGCGGGATGATTGCCATCAGCTGGCTGATTGTCAGAACGGTGAACGGTGCCTTTACGACATATTATTTTGGGGCTGTGGATTTTGTCGGTCTGTACTGGCACCTGGTCGACCTGATCTGGATCTATCTGTTCCCCCTGTTGTACCTGATCAATTAG